A region from the Oceanidesulfovibrio marinus genome encodes:
- a CDS encoding methyltransferase domain-containing protein, translating to MGIVERFARYEDANSFVSRIRARRAVHLQRLIDSIRSEKGSVRILDVGGTEKFWNCIDLTQFNGSVQIVLANVDALDAVRQPAIFSHAQQDGRRLEYEDNAFDLVHSNSVIEHVGTWADMCAFAKETQRVGQYYFVQTPSYWFPVEPHCLFPFFQYLPRPARLFLVRRFRLGHWPKAASVDEGMRIIESASLLTRSMLGSLFPEAAILVEKFCLLNKSFMATNHPAPGQ from the coding sequence CCGGTATGAGGACGCGAACAGCTTTGTATCGCGTATCCGCGCCCGCCGCGCCGTCCATCTGCAGCGGTTGATCGATTCCATACGTTCAGAAAAAGGCTCGGTGCGCATACTTGATGTGGGCGGCACGGAGAAATTCTGGAACTGTATCGACCTGACACAATTCAATGGAAGCGTGCAGATTGTCCTTGCGAATGTGGATGCGCTGGATGCAGTGCGCCAGCCCGCGATATTCTCGCATGCGCAACAGGATGGCCGGCGCCTGGAGTACGAGGACAATGCATTCGATCTCGTCCACTCCAACTCGGTCATAGAGCACGTGGGGACGTGGGCGGACATGTGCGCGTTCGCCAAAGAGACGCAGCGCGTGGGGCAGTACTACTTTGTGCAGACGCCGAGCTACTGGTTCCCTGTGGAGCCGCATTGCCTGTTTCCGTTCTTCCAGTATCTGCCGCGGCCGGCGCGGTTGTTCCTGGTGCGCCGGTTCCGGCTGGGCCACTGGCCCAAGGCGGCGTCCGTGGACGAGGGAATGCGCATCATCGAAAGCGCCTCGCTGCTGACGAGATCCATGCTCGGCAGCCTCTTCCCGGAAGCGGCGATTCTTGTGGAGAAGTTCTGCCTGCTCAACAAATCATTCATGGCCACGAATCATCCCGCCCCAGGCCAATAG